The following are encoded together in the candidate division KSB1 bacterium genome:
- a CDS encoding GGDEF domain-containing protein — translation MTESTSHPASQIDLLAARMVELEQELANLRHRLWKLEVVHAGATSLSDDLELAPTLDAFCSRLAALLPRVALAVALGTADGSVHFPRANGALARLATGDDPGNSAAFAQVLCQDKPLLLQRKDAELLAPSLASEEQALFLAPLRATGDASLGVLIAARPAALGFSPEEQELLCAAAGAFASALHKVTLFQQTKALAITDPLTKLYNRRHLQERLDHEVARALRYSHALSVLLIDIDNFKLYNDLNGHLQGDAALRELAALLRRHTRQADLLARFGGEEFVVLLPEIDAASARAVAEKLRQTVEQTPFKGEEVLPGGKLTISAGLATLPSDACESVELLDLADRGLYLAKRWGRNRVCHFLDEE, via the coding sequence ATGACCGAGTCGACGAGCCACCCAGCCTCGCAGATTGACCTCCTCGCGGCGCGCATGGTCGAGCTCGAACAGGAACTGGCCAATCTGCGCCACCGCCTGTGGAAACTGGAGGTTGTGCACGCGGGTGCCACCTCACTGAGCGATGATCTGGAACTGGCTCCGACCTTGGATGCCTTTTGCAGCCGTCTGGCCGCTCTCCTGCCCAGGGTGGCGCTGGCGGTCGCCCTTGGCACAGCAGACGGCTCTGTCCACTTCCCCAGGGCCAACGGAGCTCTGGCACGCCTGGCAACCGGCGACGACCCCGGCAACAGCGCAGCATTTGCCCAGGTCTTGTGCCAGGACAAACCCCTTCTGCTGCAGAGAAAGGACGCGGAGCTCCTTGCTCCGAGCCTGGCGTCGGAGGAACAGGCGCTTTTCCTGGCGCCGCTGCGGGCAACGGGCGACGCCAGCCTTGGGGTGCTGATTGCAGCCCGCCCTGCTGCCCTCGGCTTCTCGCCAGAGGAGCAGGAGCTGCTCTGCGCGGCGGCCGGCGCGTTTGCCTCCGCGCTGCACAAAGTGACCCTGTTCCAGCAGACCAAGGCGCTGGCCATCACCGACCCACTCACGAAGCTCTACAACCGCCGCCACTTGCAAGAGCGCCTGGACCACGAGGTGGCAAGGGCCTTGCGCTACTCGCACGCACTCAGCGTGCTGCTCATCGACATTGACAATTTCAAGCTCTACAACGATCTGAACGGCCATCTGCAAGGCGATGCTGCGTTGCGCGAGCTGGCCGCGCTATTGCGGCGCCACACCCGCCAGGCAGACTTGCTGGCGCGCTTCGGCGGCGAAGAGTTCGTGGTTCTTCTTCCCGAAATTGACGCCGCAAGCGCCAGGGCAGTGGCCGAGAAGCTCCGTCAGACCGTGGAGCAGACCCCATTCAAAGGCGAGGAGGTGCTGCCCGGCGGGAAGCTGACCATCTCCGCGGGGCTGGCCACTTTGCCCAGCGATGCGTGCGAATCAGTTGAACTCCTGGACCTGGCCGACCGGGGCCTCTATTTGGCAAAGCGGTGGGGACGCAATCGCGTCTGCCACTTCCTGGATGAGGAGTGA
- a CDS encoding MBL fold metallo-hydrolase, translating into MHIAFLGAARSVTGSKHLLSVNGQFILLDCGLVQGHRQEADHQNRNLPFDPASIDCVILSHAHIDHSGNLPRLVAQGFSGPIYCTPATRDLCSIMLPDSAHIQEKDVEYVNKRHKRKGLPPVRPLYTLEEAIAVPGRMVSLSYGRPMTVVPGVKLHFVDAGHILGSAITLLDISENGRSVRLAYTGDLGRPNMPLLRDPQQIRDVDALITESTYGNRLHKKLAEIPQRLADIVNRTYERKGKIIVPAFSVERTQEVVYFLNQLWRERKIPDLPVFVDSPLSTNATAIFRMHPECFDLETYQFMQEHEDPFGFDRLHYVRDVQESKRLNTLNEPCIIISASGMCESGRILHHLKNNIENPANTILIVGYMAENTLGRRLVERHEWVNIFGEPYRLHAEVAVLNAFSAHADRQELLAYLRGMNVERLKHVFVVHGEPSQAEPLAEALRTMVQCEVRIPELGEAVDI; encoded by the coding sequence GTGCACATTGCATTCCTGGGAGCAGCGCGGTCAGTTACGGGGTCCAAGCACTTGCTTTCGGTCAACGGTCAGTTCATCCTGCTCGATTGTGGCTTAGTGCAGGGTCATCGCCAGGAGGCCGACCACCAGAACCGCAACTTGCCGTTTGACCCGGCCAGCATAGATTGCGTCATCCTGTCGCATGCCCACATCGACCATAGCGGCAACCTGCCGCGCCTGGTTGCGCAAGGCTTCTCAGGGCCCATCTACTGCACTCCTGCCACGCGCGACCTGTGCAGCATCATGCTTCCGGATTCGGCGCACATTCAAGAGAAGGACGTCGAGTACGTCAACAAGCGGCACAAGCGCAAGGGGCTCCCTCCGGTGCGTCCCCTGTACACCCTTGAAGAGGCCATTGCCGTGCCTGGCCGCATGGTTTCGCTCAGCTACGGCCGCCCCATGACTGTTGTCCCCGGCGTGAAGTTGCACTTCGTTGATGCCGGGCACATCCTCGGCTCGGCCATCACCCTCTTGGACATTTCGGAGAACGGGCGCAGCGTGCGTCTGGCGTACACCGGCGACTTGGGGCGACCGAACATGCCTTTACTGCGCGATCCGCAACAGATTCGCGATGTTGATGCGCTCATCACCGAGAGCACCTACGGCAACCGCCTCCACAAGAAGCTCGCCGAGATACCCCAGCGCCTTGCCGACATCGTCAACCGTACCTACGAGCGCAAGGGCAAAATCATCGTCCCTGCCTTCTCTGTGGAAAGGACGCAGGAAGTCGTCTACTTCCTCAATCAGCTCTGGCGGGAGCGGAAGATCCCCGACCTGCCGGTGTTCGTGGACAGCCCCCTGTCGACCAACGCCACCGCCATTTTCCGTATGCACCCGGAGTGCTTTGACCTGGAAACCTACCAGTTCATGCAGGAGCACGAAGATCCGTTCGGGTTTGACCGGCTGCACTACGTGCGCGACGTACAGGAGTCCAAGAGGTTGAACACCCTCAATGAACCCTGCATCATCATCTCCGCCTCGGGCATGTGTGAGAGTGGCCGGATCTTGCACCACCTCAAGAACAACATCGAGAACCCGGCCAACACCATACTCATCGTAGGCTACATGGCGGAAAACACCTTAGGGCGTCGCCTGGTAGAGCGGCATGAATGGGTGAATATCTTTGGGGAACCGTATCGCCTGCACGCGGAGGTGGCGGTTTTGAACGCCTTCAGCGCCCACGCCGATCGCCAGGAGCTTCTGGCCTATCTGCGCGGCATGAATGTGGAGCGCCTGAAGCACGTGTTTGTCGTGCACGGCGAGCCGTCCCAGGCCGAGCCCCTGGCCGAGGCGCTGCGCACCATGGTGCAGTGCGAGGTGCGAATCCCAGAGCTCGGCGAGGCGGTTGACATTTAG
- a CDS encoding HAMP domain-containing histidine kinase translates to MRHGFARQSIRFRLAAAMVALLVAMLALVGLLLEWRVRDLLEAELGEKLTVAAVATAAQLDAELVLALRPGDEQTRTYRHLRGQLDKVRRDTGMERLYAVDADLAILAAADSSVSIGQRWRRLEMDRAEISRALAGTPASSVLFGGVDGRLYKSAYAPLRLGGQPRAVVVVEGSAQSLQAIVRLRTYLLRLGAAGALIALVLGVALARQITRPLARLRKAAETIGRGDYQVPVPQSGHDEIGFLAQTMEEMRRNVVERDTRLKTMLAGITHELRNPLGGIELFAGLLAEELRGGEQEGRAAKIVREVQHLKAIVNDFLDYARPPSPQRRACPLEEVLKEVHSLLAEELSAKGTDFSWHTDGLAIFVDPQHAQQIFLNLARNSVQAISDPGVIRVSARTVGRQVEVLFADTGCGIPPDAQGHLFEPFFTTRKTGTGLGLAIARSLCQANQGSITLQHSDSSGTAFVLRFPKADEGEAQ, encoded by the coding sequence GTGAGGCACGGCTTTGCGCGACAATCGATCCGCTTCCGGTTAGCAGCCGCGATGGTGGCGCTGCTGGTGGCCATGCTTGCGCTCGTCGGCCTGTTGCTTGAATGGCGGGTGCGCGACCTGCTGGAGGCAGAGCTCGGTGAGAAGCTAACGGTGGCTGCGGTCGCTACGGCGGCGCAGTTGGATGCGGAGCTGGTGCTCGCCCTCCGGCCCGGCGATGAACAGACGCGGACCTACCGTCACCTGCGCGGGCAACTGGACAAGGTGCGGCGCGACACGGGCATGGAACGACTCTATGCAGTGGATGCCGACTTGGCCATTCTCGCCGCTGCCGACAGCTCCGTGTCCATCGGGCAGAGATGGCGGCGCTTGGAGATGGACCGGGCGGAGATTAGTCGCGCCTTAGCAGGTACACCAGCCAGCTCGGTGCTCTTCGGCGGCGTGGATGGCCGCCTCTACAAGTCGGCCTATGCACCTTTGCGCCTGGGGGGCCAGCCGCGAGCGGTCGTGGTAGTGGAAGGCAGCGCCCAGAGCCTGCAGGCCATCGTTCGCCTGCGCACATATCTGCTGCGGTTGGGCGCTGCCGGAGCGCTCATCGCTCTGGTGCTGGGAGTGGCTTTGGCCAGACAGATCACGCGGCCGCTGGCGCGCCTGCGCAAGGCAGCGGAGACTATCGGCCGAGGCGACTACCAGGTGCCTGTTCCCCAAAGCGGGCATGACGAAATCGGCTTCTTGGCGCAGACCATGGAGGAGATGCGGCGCAACGTCGTGGAACGCGACACGCGCCTGAAGACCATGCTCGCCGGCATTACTCACGAGCTGCGCAATCCCCTGGGCGGCATCGAGCTTTTTGCGGGCCTGTTGGCAGAGGAACTGCGCGGCGGCGAACAAGAGGGGCGTGCGGCCAAGATCGTCCGAGAGGTGCAACACCTCAAGGCCATCGTCAACGACTTTCTCGACTATGCACGGCCGCCTTCGCCGCAAAGGAGGGCATGCCCCTTGGAAGAGGTTCTCAAGGAGGTGCATAGCCTGCTGGCCGAAGAACTCAGCGCCAAGGGGACAGACTTCAGCTGGCACACGGATGGCTTGGCGATCTTTGTCGACCCACAGCATGCCCAGCAGATCTTCTTGAACTTGGCCCGCAACTCCGTGCAAGCCATCTCTGACCCAGGAGTCATCCGGGTCAGTGCCCGGACGGTGGGTCGGCAGGTTGAGGTGCTCTTTGCCGACACTGGGTGTGGCATCCCACCCGATGCGCAAGGGCATTTGTTTGAACCATTCTTCACCACCCGCAAGACCGGGACAGGCCTGGGGCTGGCCATCGCCCGTAGCCTGTGCCAGGCAAACCAGGGGAGTATTACCCTGCAGCACAGCGACAGTTCCGGTACCGCGTTCGTCCTGAGGTTCCCCAAAGCAGACGAGGGTGAGGCACAGTGA
- a CDS encoding sigma-54 dependent transcriptional regulator: protein MSRILVVEDNQTMREGIAQVLAKMGHEVLQAEDGQQGVEMALARPCDLVITDYRLPGLDGIELLQQVKLHAPASEVVVITAYGTIGLAVQAMQEGAADFITKPFSHEELRVKVEKTLRRLEERRELERVSAENLYLRQELEGRLNFGEIIGESQKMKEVYATVEKVAPTDATVLIYGESGTGKELIARAIHRASRRRERPFVRVHCGALAEGVLESELFGHERGAFTGALRRKRGRFELAHTGSIFLDEVGDIPQATQLKLLRVLQEKEFERVGGEETLTVDVRIIAATNRDLAQLVREGGFREDLYYRLHIVPIFLPPLRARREDIPALAYHFLGRLAKELGKPGLSMDEAAMAQLCRYHWPGNVRELENVLERAAVLAERDTITVADLPLLAVPEADAVGPDTQGSLELEPVLERIERAYLERALAMASGVKTEAARLLGLKPSALYYKLAKYGLPHKSDEGPRRKC, encoded by the coding sequence GTGAGTCGCATCTTGGTGGTGGAAGATAACCAGACCATGCGCGAAGGCATAGCCCAGGTGCTGGCCAAGATGGGGCATGAAGTCCTGCAAGCTGAGGACGGCCAGCAGGGGGTGGAAATGGCCTTGGCTCGCCCATGTGACTTGGTGATTACTGACTACCGGCTGCCGGGCTTGGACGGCATTGAGCTCCTGCAGCAGGTGAAGCTCCATGCCCCGGCCAGTGAGGTCGTCGTCATTACGGCGTATGGCACCATTGGCTTGGCAGTGCAGGCGATGCAGGAGGGAGCGGCGGACTTTATCACCAAACCATTCTCGCACGAAGAGCTCCGCGTGAAGGTGGAAAAGACCCTCCGGCGCCTGGAAGAGCGACGGGAACTGGAACGCGTTTCCGCCGAGAATCTCTACTTGCGCCAGGAGCTTGAGGGGCGCCTTAACTTTGGGGAGATCATTGGCGAGTCGCAGAAAATGAAAGAGGTGTACGCCACGGTGGAGAAGGTCGCGCCAACCGACGCCACTGTCCTGATCTACGGGGAGAGCGGGACAGGCAAGGAGCTGATTGCGCGCGCCATTCACCGCGCCAGTCGGCGACGGGAGCGACCTTTCGTACGCGTGCATTGCGGCGCCTTGGCAGAGGGGGTGCTGGAATCAGAACTATTCGGCCACGAACGCGGCGCCTTCACCGGGGCACTGCGCCGGAAGCGAGGCCGCTTCGAGCTGGCCCACACCGGCTCCATATTTCTCGATGAAGTAGGCGACATCCCCCAGGCAACGCAGTTAAAACTGCTGCGCGTGCTCCAGGAGAAGGAGTTTGAACGCGTGGGCGGCGAGGAGACGCTCACCGTGGACGTGCGCATCATCGCCGCCACCAATCGCGACCTGGCGCAGCTGGTCAGGGAGGGAGGGTTCCGCGAGGACCTCTACTACCGACTGCACATAGTTCCCATCTTCCTGCCACCACTGCGCGCCCGGCGGGAGGACATCCCTGCCCTCGCCTACCATTTCCTTGGCCGGCTGGCCAAAGAGCTGGGCAAACCAGGCCTAAGCATGGACGAGGCGGCGATGGCGCAGCTGTGCCGCTATCACTGGCCAGGCAATGTGCGCGAATTGGAGAATGTCTTGGAGCGAGCGGCGGTGCTGGCCGAAAGGGACACGATTACCGTCGCGGACCTGCCGCTGCTTGCCGTGCCTGAGGCAGACGCGGTGGGGCCTGATACGCAGGGCAGCCTCGAGCTGGAGCCGGTGCTGGAACGCATTGAGCGGGCCTACTTGGAACGGGCGCTGGCTATGGCCAGTGGCGTCAAGACCGAAGCGGCCCGGCTGCTCGGGCTGAAGCCCAGTGCCCTCTACTACAAGTTGGCCAAATACGGGCTGCCGCACAAGAGTGACGAGGGCCCAAGGAGGAAATGTTGA
- a CDS encoding DUF4835 family protein: MKAVQKLVVPLAVLLASVMIGVMPASAQKIVPRVKTILHTLPLEKQEWMRDFHERVENYIRARDWHDKNYGGEIHVYMEFLLQDNSTSSEERYSVNLLVSNGADLQYFDKRGRFKYTHGEQITVNDPEQLPLTNLIDFYVYLILGGEFDKRGTLEGTPFYEKARDIAQHARYGLGRFVEGWDLREKLVKQLLSDAHRPFREMVDYYFYGLSLVGEDDAQARKYCAEAVNLLVKILTEDPKNDHANKFLDAHRRELIAVFANSPDSVVLERLAKVDSVTAKVFKVAPE, from the coding sequence ATGAAGGCAGTGCAGAAGCTTGTTGTGCCCTTGGCAGTCCTCCTTGCCAGCGTGATGATCGGGGTAATGCCGGCCTCTGCCCAAAAGATCGTGCCGCGCGTCAAGACCATCCTGCATACCCTCCCCTTGGAAAAGCAGGAGTGGATGCGTGATTTCCACGAGCGCGTGGAGAACTATATCCGCGCGCGCGATTGGCATGACAAAAACTATGGCGGGGAAATCCATGTCTACATGGAATTCCTCCTGCAGGACAACAGCACCAGCTCAGAGGAACGGTACAGCGTTAACCTCTTGGTGTCCAACGGCGCAGATCTGCAATATTTTGACAAGCGCGGCCGGTTCAAATACACTCACGGCGAGCAGATTACGGTCAACGACCCAGAGCAGCTCCCCCTGACCAATCTCATCGATTTCTACGTCTACCTCATCCTCGGTGGCGAATTCGACAAGCGCGGCACCTTAGAGGGCACGCCCTTCTACGAGAAGGCGCGTGACATTGCCCAGCATGCCCGTTATGGGTTGGGCCGCTTCGTGGAAGGCTGGGACCTCCGCGAGAAGCTCGTCAAACAACTGCTCAGCGATGCCCACCGTCCCTTCCGCGAGATGGTCGATTACTACTTCTACGGCCTGTCCCTGGTGGGCGAGGACGACGCCCAGGCGCGCAAGTACTGCGCCGAGGCCGTGAACCTTCTGGTCAAGATCCTGACTGAAGACCCGAAGAACGACCACGCCAACAAGTTCCTCGATGCCCACCGGCGGGAGCTCATCGCCGTCTTTGCCAATTCTCCGGATTCTGTAGTGCTGGAGCGTCTGGCCAAGGTCGACTCTGTCACGGCGAAGGTGTTCAAAGTAGCTCCCGAATAG
- a CDS encoding helix-hairpin-helix domain-containing protein encodes MARCGAWASADVHPMDGVRPGLMFVLLALGAILLLMPAGQARAQVEPEQVLEQEEEGSDSSELAELLADLRARPLDINRATVAELQQLPWITPLLAAKIVAFRRMRGRIQSIEELLEVPEIDEALLETIADYLLVVPPAPALWWGEARLRAAGRLERSRGFNTGAYPGSPLKSYARLKWGVGNHVAGGALLEKDAGEPRVDDYGNYFVSASLPSSSTQVVLGHYQLEAGQGLVLWSPYGHGKGSEPAVAAVRKARGLRPYTSATEYGGLRGAAVETMLGPFAVTALASDLLLDATLDEKGAVTSFYESGYHRTATEQAKRHVLRERLAGGRLAYRDNPLLKAGITWYASEFDRSVDPPDSVRRRFVFRGRHNGVVGIDLGASFGSALFFAEGARSASGGLAAVAGVLVELPRVKVVAHYRHYDKDFYNRHALPFASSTGVANNEQGFYLGAQWRLRPGSRVAFYYDTSKRPWRTYSFPMPTGAEDGLAQLEQRLLRGVVALLRVRCARNSDLMTVTDPLSRDVSVVAQRSRLVARAQVQYDPAKSLSLRGRVEKSYVVMRPVGTSWWLGRRSHGLLLSQEAVARFAQRLQCQFRVVQFDTDDYESRIYAYESDLPGVLTNRLYAGRGSSWYLLVRARVGRAVFLGAKFTSTYYDDRATVGSGLDETEGPLARTLSVQLDLGR; translated from the coding sequence ATGGCGCGGTGTGGTGCCTGGGCGAGTGCTGACGTGCACCCCATGGACGGAGTGCGCCCTGGCCTCATGTTTGTGCTTCTCGCCCTCGGAGCCATTTTGCTCCTCATGCCTGCGGGCCAGGCACGTGCGCAGGTGGAGCCCGAGCAGGTGTTGGAACAGGAAGAGGAGGGCTCAGACAGTTCCGAGCTCGCGGAACTCCTGGCCGACCTGCGGGCGCGTCCTCTCGATATCAACCGCGCCACGGTGGCCGAGCTGCAGCAGCTTCCCTGGATTACCCCGCTGTTGGCGGCCAAAATTGTCGCCTTCCGCCGCATGCGGGGAAGGATTCAGAGCATCGAGGAGCTCTTGGAGGTGCCCGAGATCGACGAGGCTCTCCTGGAAACCATTGCTGACTACCTGCTGGTGGTTCCGCCGGCCCCCGCACTTTGGTGGGGGGAAGCACGCCTGCGCGCCGCAGGCCGCTTGGAGCGCTCCCGCGGCTTCAACACAGGGGCATACCCAGGGTCCCCGCTCAAGAGCTACGCTCGGCTCAAGTGGGGAGTCGGGAATCACGTCGCGGGCGGAGCGCTGCTGGAGAAGGACGCAGGCGAGCCACGCGTCGACGACTATGGCAACTACTTCGTTTCTGCTTCCTTGCCGAGTTCCTCGACCCAGGTAGTATTGGGACATTATCAGCTTGAGGCAGGACAGGGCCTGGTGCTCTGGAGCCCCTACGGCCATGGCAAAGGGAGCGAGCCGGCAGTGGCCGCGGTGCGCAAGGCTCGCGGGCTGCGACCGTACACTTCGGCCACTGAGTACGGCGGCCTGCGCGGCGCGGCAGTGGAGACCATGCTGGGGCCGTTCGCGGTGACCGCCCTCGCCTCCGACCTCCTGCTGGACGCTACCCTCGACGAAAAGGGCGCGGTCACCTCATTCTACGAAAGTGGCTATCACCGCACGGCCACCGAACAGGCCAAGCGGCACGTGCTGCGCGAGAGGCTGGCCGGAGGTCGCCTGGCTTACAGGGACAATCCACTGCTCAAGGCAGGCATCACTTGGTATGCCTCGGAATTCGACCGCAGCGTCGACCCGCCGGATTCGGTGCGCAGACGCTTCGTCTTTCGGGGGAGGCACAACGGCGTGGTGGGGATAGACCTCGGCGCCTCTTTCGGCTCCGCCCTCTTCTTCGCCGAGGGGGCGCGTTCGGCAAGTGGTGGCCTGGCAGCAGTGGCGGGTGTCTTGGTGGAGCTCCCCCGCGTGAAGGTCGTTGCACACTATCGACACTATGACAAAGATTTCTACAACCGCCACGCATTGCCTTTCGCCAGCTCCACAGGAGTCGCCAACAACGAGCAGGGTTTCTATCTCGGCGCACAGTGGCGGCTGCGCCCGGGGAGCCGCGTAGCCTTCTACTACGACACTTCCAAGCGGCCGTGGCGCACCTACTCATTCCCCATGCCCACAGGTGCGGAGGACGGTTTAGCGCAACTGGAGCAACGACTCCTGCGGGGCGTGGTGGCCCTGCTTCGGGTGCGCTGTGCGCGCAACAGCGACCTCATGACAGTGACCGACCCGCTGTCCAGGGATGTGTCCGTGGTGGCACAAAGAAGCAGGCTAGTCGCCCGAGCGCAGGTGCAGTACGACCCCGCCAAGAGCCTTTCCCTGCGGGGACGAGTGGAGAAAAGCTACGTGGTGATGCGCCCGGTGGGCACCAGCTGGTGGCTTGGGCGCAGGTCGCACGGCCTGCTCCTGTCCCAGGAGGCCGTTGCCCGCTTTGCACAGCGGCTGCAGTGCCAGTTTCGCGTCGTCCAGTTCGACACGGACGATTACGAGTCCCGCATCTACGCCTACGAAAGTGACCTGCCCGGGGTGCTCACCAACCGTCTGTATGCCGGCAGGGGTTCGTCCTGGTACCTCCTGGTGCGCGCGAGGGTGGGCAGGGCCGTCTTTCTGGGGGCAAAATTCACGAGCACTTACTACGACGACCGTGCGACGGTGGGCTCGGGCCTCGATGAGACGGAGGGTCCGCTCGCTCGCACCCTGTCGGTACAACTGGACCTCGGGCGGTGA
- a CDS encoding Ppx/GppA family phosphatase — protein MGKVAAAIDIGTNSLLLLVAEVAEGSIGRVLVEDECITRLGRGLQKAGALEPRAIEETVAAVCGFVAKAREMGAEQIRLAATSAARDAANAAELAAELKRSTGLPLRVLAGDEEAELTFLGVTSTDLPGDRLLRVVDVGGGSTEFIQGCGKRILRKRSLEVGHLRLSERFLADDPPRACEVTELKECVRQEVLEAGIEGRQAGEELVGVGGTITTLAAIDQRLASYEAARIEGHVLSVERVRALRQQLQELPLAARVRVVGLAPARAPVIVAGAAIFEALMSALDFDALQVTTRGLRHGLLVAESGRPAGGAHEE, from the coding sequence ATGGGCAAGGTTGCAGCGGCAATAGACATCGGCACCAACTCGCTCCTGTTGCTCGTGGCAGAAGTCGCTGAGGGCAGCATTGGCCGGGTGCTCGTCGAGGACGAGTGCATCACACGCCTGGGACGCGGCTTGCAGAAGGCAGGCGCACTCGAGCCGAGGGCGATTGAGGAGACGGTGGCGGCTGTCTGTGGCTTCGTGGCGAAGGCCAGAGAGATGGGTGCTGAACAGATTCGCCTGGCCGCCACCAGTGCCGCGCGTGATGCGGCCAATGCGGCGGAGTTGGCAGCCGAGCTCAAAAGGAGCACGGGACTGCCGCTGCGGGTCCTGGCTGGCGACGAGGAGGCCGAGCTTACATTCCTCGGAGTGACCAGCACGGACCTGCCAGGAGACAGACTGCTGCGCGTGGTGGATGTTGGCGGAGGGAGCACGGAGTTCATCCAGGGGTGTGGGAAGAGAATCTTGCGCAAGAGGAGCCTCGAGGTGGGTCACCTGCGACTGAGCGAACGTTTTCTGGCCGATGACCCGCCGCGCGCGTGCGAGGTGACGGAGCTCAAGGAGTGCGTGCGGCAAGAGGTGCTCGAAGCCGGCATCGAGGGTCGTCAGGCAGGCGAGGAGCTGGTGGGCGTCGGCGGAACGATCACCACCCTGGCTGCCATCGATCAACGGTTGGCCTCCTACGAGGCGGCGCGTATCGAGGGGCATGTGCTGAGCGTGGAGCGGGTGCGGGCCCTCCGGCAGCAGCTCCAAGAACTGCCGCTGGCCGCCCGGGTGCGGGTGGTCGGCTTGGCGCCAGCGCGCGCCCCCGTGATCGTGGCGGGTGCGGCTATCTTCGAGGCGCTGATGAGTGCGCTGGATTTTGACGCGCTACAAGTGACTACGCGGGGGTTGCGCCACGGCCTGCTGGTGGCCGAGAGCGGCCGGCCGGCTGGAGGCGCTCACGAAGAATGA
- a CDS encoding N-acetylmuramoyl-L-alanine amidase, with the protein MRICIDAGHGGRDSGAVGTKPFVLEEKAVNLAIALLLEEELRAKGHQVVMTRRRDWYVSLEARADFANRLGADFFVSIHANASYDPATQGMEVFHFPGGTISNRYARSILNSMLRQFPDHLNRGVKEANFAVLRLTDMPAVLVECEFLTNPQQLRFLASPDKQAALARAIATGIDTT; encoded by the coding sequence ATGCGCATATGTATCGATGCCGGACACGGAGGCCGCGATTCCGGCGCGGTGGGAACCAAGCCTTTCGTGCTCGAAGAGAAGGCGGTGAATCTGGCCATCGCGCTCCTTCTGGAAGAGGAGCTGCGCGCCAAGGGGCACCAGGTGGTGATGACGCGCCGCCGCGACTGGTACGTCAGCCTGGAGGCGCGTGCCGACTTTGCCAACCGCCTCGGCGCCGACTTTTTCGTCAGCATTCATGCGAATGCTTCCTACGACCCGGCAACCCAGGGGATGGAGGTCTTCCATTTCCCGGGAGGGACCATCAGCAACCGCTATGCGCGCAGCATCCTCAACAGCATGTTGCGCCAGTTTCCTGACCACCTCAATCGAGGCGTCAAGGAGGCAAACTTTGCGGTGCTCCGTCTCACGGACATGCCGGCGGTGCTGGTGGAGTGCGAATTCCTGACCAACCCGCAGCAGCTGCGCTTTCTGGCTTCTCCGGACAAGCAGGCTGCCCTGGCCCGGGCCATAGCCACAGGAATCGACACGACCTGA